The Brachyspira hyodysenteriae ATCC 27164 genome includes a window with the following:
- a CDS encoding acetate uptake transporter, whose amino-acid sequence MNNEVKVTHTLADPSPYGLFGLAVITFVASTQKLGITTGVSGLIPWAIFLGCIPQFVAAIVDFKKDNVFGATVFGSFGLFWFAVAVVWLISVGVFGEDMKNTLDMKQFGVVCVAYLFLVVPLTFGAAEAHKVLFFIFIAVDVLLVAMALNYFGIAPKETQLVAGISELAAALIGFYGCAAGVLNKNLGRVVLPVGKPLGIFKK is encoded by the coding sequence ATGAACAATGAAGTAAAAGTAACACACACATTAGCAGACCCTTCGCCGTACGGTTTATTTGGTCTTGCTGTAATCACATTTGTGGCATCTACACAAAAGTTAGGAATCACAACAGGTGTTTCAGGTTTAATACCTTGGGCAATATTCTTGGGATGTATTCCTCAATTTGTAGCTGCTATTGTAGATTTCAAAAAAGATAATGTATTTGGTGCAACTGTATTCGGATCTTTCGGATTATTCTGGTTTGCAGTAGCCGTTGTTTGGCTTATATCTGTCGGAGTATTCGGAGAAGATATGAAGAACACCCTTGATATGAAACAATTCGGAGTTGTATGTGTAGCATATTTATTTCTTGTTGTACCTTTGACTTTTGGTGCTGCTGAAGCTCATAAAGTTCTATTCTTTATATTTATTGCTGTAGATGTATTATTAGTAGCTATGGCATTAAATTATTTTGGTATAGCTCCTAAAGAAACTCAACTTGTAGCTGGAATATCTGAACTTGCTGCTGCTTTAATAGGTTTTTATGGATGTGCTGCTGGAGTATTAAATAAAAACTTAGGAAGAGTGGTATTACCTGTTGGAAAACCGCTAGGAATATTCAAAAAATAG
- a CDS encoding periplasmic-type flagellar collar protein FlbB, which produces MKLKIGILTIVNLIAFIALLYMFDIFGVVNYYTLMRNKIAPNVPGFLTRFTQKPRVEDMTLLAREDLNKMRESFNLREKDLQAQESLIASRAIELNTQSELIEQDRQNLLNAWSNYQATMDESSQYQLVLTDLANKINSMPPQSSVALLNQLAANGSDDLIIDVLLEMDSIAAAEGRNSTTSYLLSLMDPNVAARILEKYEARSNPGNNTVPSSPNDFPNYMPDNNDAMLNEGIMDMGA; this is translated from the coding sequence ATGAAACTAAAAATAGGAATTTTAACTATAGTAAATTTAATAGCATTTATAGCACTATTATATATGTTTGATATATTTGGTGTTGTTAATTATTATACTTTAATGCGTAATAAAATAGCACCTAATGTACCGGGTTTTTTAACAAGATTCACTCAAAAACCTAGAGTAGAAGATATGACTCTTTTGGCTAGAGAAGATCTTAATAAAATGAGAGAATCATTCAATTTAAGAGAAAAAGATTTGCAGGCTCAGGAATCTTTAATAGCAAGCAGAGCAATAGAATTGAACACTCAATCTGAATTGATAGAACAAGACAGACAAAATCTTTTAAATGCTTGGTCTAATTATCAAGCTACTATGGATGAATCTTCTCAGTATCAATTAGTATTAACTGACCTTGCTAATAAAATCAATAGTATGCCTCCTCAAAGCTCTGTGGCATTACTTAATCAGTTAGCTGCTAATGGTTCTGATGACTTAATCATAGATGTATTATTAGAAATGGACTCTATAGCTGCTGCTGAAGGAAGAAACAGTACTACTTCTTACCTTTTAAGCTTAATGGATCCGAATGTTGCTGCTAGAATATTAGAAAAATATGAAGCAAGATCTAATCCTGGAAATAATACAGTACCTTCTTCACCTAATGACTTCCCTAATTATATGCCTGATAATAATGACGCTATGTTAAATGAAGGCATAATGGATATGGGAGCATAA